AAAACTATTCTGATCATAAGAATTGGATGTTTGTATTTCAGAACATTACAATCACAAAGTTTCTCAAACTGAAATGAAATGCATCCAAAAATGGTGAACTtagtcatttatttacattattagATTTTGCTCCTTGGCCCTGAAATAACAAAACAACTTCACAGAAATACATTTCAATTGATTgagtccatataaccatataacaattacagcacagaaacaggccatctcggcccttctagtccgtgccaagtgtttactctcacctagtcccactgacccgcactcagcccaatatagccatataacaaatATGTCTGACCCAGTGATTAATGAAAATATGTACTAGATAGTTAACTAAAAGCTTTCAGTTGCCTGGTGCTGCTCTTGGTTCATGGTCCAATTGTTGCTGACACTCAAAGCATGTACCAACAAATGTGGCAAGTTTTGTCAGTTTTGAGCCAGGCCTCTGAGTGAGAAAATTGCCACTGCTCATCATATCTTAGTACCTTCCCACTATGTTGGCAAAATGACAGAGCTAAACTAGTGTTTGCAGTCCATATGTCCATCTTCTCAACTGCATAGAGGAATAGGGGTAAAAGCTGTTGAAAGAAGTAGATTTTCTATGGAATATAAGGCGTCATTTACTTTTGTGTAGAGGTAGAATTAAATCCTTGGCATAGTGTGCTCTGCCTTGTATGATTTGATTTGAAGTCATGAACTATCAGAAGTAACTGGATTAATGCAATAGCAGAATTGTATTAGACTTGACATTTCAGTTTCTTGCTTTTGATTTCCAACTCAGATTTGCTGGTTTAACTTCAGCACAGACTATGACCAATTAAATCATAGCCCTCTGAACTTTATTTAGTGCTCTATATTATGTGACAGAATAAACTTCATAGTGGTGCTGCATATTTGCGGCCCAGTGTTTTTTTAAACATTGTGTCCTTGTTCAGTGCCCCAACCCTCTAGGCTAATGTACAAACTTAAATCCTTTTTCTATTTTTGCTCTAACATTTACAGCTGTTTAGTGACCCTGAACAGAGGTTTATCTCAATATCAGATGTCTAGTACAAGAATAATATTTGTAGTTTTTAATATTTTCTTTATAAGTTTTAAGTAAGTAGAGCAAACTCTTAAGAGCATAGATGCATAAGGATTTGATCCTATCCAACACTATTGAGGAATTTTGACATCAATGCCAAAGTGGTGCTTGAGGAGATGTTTTAACCAAATGTGGTTTAACTGactatgatgaaatgacagaaggATAAGATGCACAACAGTGTTTTAGCCTGCTGTGTTAAATTTGTGTCTTTACATACTGACTTTGTTTTGGGTTCCAAATGACGGAGTGCTCCTTTAAGAAGGAGGACTTCCAGCTATTTAGCTGATGTCCATTCAAATCTGAAAGGCCATGtgttaacatataatgtaaaatatTTCTGCATTATTAAACATTAGTGAGCTTAGCCCTGATCTTTGAGCTTCTTATGCTTTTACAATATCTTTTGAAGCTTAGTTTTAATCAGGTTACAGCAACCAATGCACTTCCAAATAATCAGCTTTAAAAAGTATTGCTTCAATTAACAAAAACAAACTGCCTTTAGTTTTATGTAGAAGCCTCAGTTCATTACTGCAAATTTTAGTTATCTTGAAGTACAGCAGCAAAACATTCATGAATGATTTCAATATTATACCTGGCATGTTTCTGACAGAAGTCAGAATCTTTACATGTATATATATACCTGGGTAAAAGTTTTAACTGAACATGACTGATACAAAATTAGGTAGAACTGAATCAGAGAAGGGGAACAATTCTGTGGTTTTTTATTCAGAATTGTAAATACTAATAATCAACAGAATAGTAAGAGATTTTTGAACTGTTAAGTTTATGTTTCTGTGATGGAGATATAATGGTGAATATTACATTTGGCATTTGGAAATTAAGGGCAGGCTGCTTTATCTGGGTATGTGAAGTTAGTATAAAACCATATTGTTTATTACCATGGTCAAGAAGTGGAGCTCTGGAGTCAGTAGAGTATTTGATCAGAACTGCTGTGACTGTGTGATGAAATTATATTGACATTTTGCAAAGGAAAAATGCTTCTGTGTTGCAAAAACAATTTAACAGAACTCTTTTGTTTTCTATATTAGGAATGGAGGAAGCAAGTTTGTGCCTTGGTGTATCTTCAGCAGTGCCTGAAGCTGATGTCCAGCTCAGCAAACCAGTACTAAATGGCCAGTATCCAATAACCCAGAAGTTGCATCAGCTGACAACACAACTGGGACATGCCTTTCCAGAACTTCAGAGCAGACAAAACCCTGAGGAGAAAGCAGCAATTGGACTGGAGGAAAAACGCCACCCAACGGTGGCTAACCAGCCAATCAGCAATCAAATGACCCTGCTGGCAAATCAGCTGAATACAGATGTTGACACTAATTTAGGTTTAAATGGGAGAGTTGACTTACAGCACTTCTTAAATGGACAGAACCTTGGGATAATTTCACAGATGAATGGCACAGAAGATGATGCAAAAAAATCCAGGAAGTACCCGTGCCCCATTTGTGGTAAGCGCTTTCGGTTTAACAGCATTTTGTCTCTCCATATGCgtactcacactggggagaaaccattcaaaTGTCCTTACTGTGATCACAGGGCAGCTCAGAAAGGCAACCTGAAGATTCATCTCCGCACTCACAAACTTGGGAATCTTGGGAAAGGTCGTGGGCGGGTCAGAGAGGAGAACAGGCTCCTGCACGAGCTGGAGGAGAGGGCCATCCTGAGGGACAAACAGATGAAGGGTGGCCTTGGCCAGCCTAGGGCTGATGGGAAGCCACACCAGGCTATCATCAGCTCCAGCAGCTTGCCTTTACCAGCCAGCCAGAGTAACTCCGATGCCTCAAATCCAATCTGCAGCCCCAAGCCCACCGGCACGCAAGAAGAGCCAGCAGCAGCCACAGTGGGATTCAGGTGCACCTTCTGCAAGGGGAAGTTCAAGAAACGCGAGGAGCTGGACCGTCATATCCGGATACTCCACAAACCTTACAAGTGCACTCTTTGTGAATTTGCTGCCTCTCAGGAGGAAGACTTGATCAGTCACGTAGAGAAAGCCCACATAACGGCGGAGTCAGTGCCAGGTCAGGGCTCAAGTGGCAATGGAGAGCAAACCAGTAATGAATTTCGCTGCGAGGTCTGTGGCCAGATTTTTAGCCAGGCTTGGTTCCTGAAAGGCCATATGCGAAAGCACAAGGACTCTTTTGAGCATTGCTGTCAGATCTGTGGGCGGCGATTCAAGGAGCCCTGGTTTCTCAAAAACCACATGAAGGTCCACCTCAACAAACTGGCTGTAAAGAATCCATCCCAGAGTGATCCGGAGATACCTGAGAATCTAAACAATATGGTGCAAGATTCCCACTCAAACGTGTATTCAGCATACGTATCTTGTTTACAGAGTGGTTTTTTATCACCCAATAAATTGAGCTTAAATGAACAAAGCCAACTTCATTACAATAAAGCAGAAGTTGCTCGGAAGGAGAAGGAGATGCTCGGGAAGCTATTAGTACCTGTGAGCAGCGCGGCCCGAGGCGTCGTGGAAGGGGACAAGCGCTCTTTATTGGGATGTTTGACCCTGGCGCCTCCTTTAAAGGCCAGCTGCATGGAGCGTTTGCAGGCGGTAGCCCGCGTGGCCGAGTTTGATCCGGTAAACAGCTACCAGGCCTGGCAGCTGGTGACAAGAGGAATGATGATGGAGCAGGCTGCTCTGCCCAAGAAGCACCTGCACCCTGGTCAGGACGAAAATCTGCTCAGCGCAGGCTCCAGTGGTGACAAGGACAAAGGAGAATTTGTCTTTGCAGCTGGAGATAAATCGAAACAGAAACTAGAAGGGGACCTGATTCAAAACCCGAAAAGAACCAACATTAATGACATTTCTGGTAAAGATGATCTAATAGGAGGCAGGGAATTCATGGCACAAGGAATGAATCAGGGGTTGGAGTATAAAATTACTGGATTAGGACAGAACCATGGAACGATGAAAGAGAAGCCCACTGAATGCCCAGACTGTGGCCGAGTGTTTAGAACCTATCATCAGGTTGTTGTCCATTCCAGAGTgcacaagaagggaaggaaaccTGGAGATGAAGGAGTCCAGGGTGCTTTAGATGAACGGCGTGGATCTGGAAGTGATCAAGACTCCCAATCTGTGAGCCGGTCAACCACACCTGGATCGGCCAATGTAACAGAGGATAACGTGGCAGCAGGAGGCTTTGCTGTGGCAGGAAGTACACAGGAAGATAGTCCAAATCCATCGTCTCCATCTTCAGGTAACATCAGCATTCTTTTCATCGTTACAGTCCCCACATAACATTTCAACATTTGGTAATTGCTAAGATGGGAAAATGTTCAAGTGCAGTTGAAACTGGAGAGTTGTGACTAAAGGTTTATCAAAAGTCTAAAGCTTAATTCTTTTAAAACAACATCATAATCTGTCAGCTCCTAGTGCTTGTCTAGACACACAGACATTTCCAAATCTTCTTTTATCACTTTTCACATAGCTTAGTCCGTCATTCACACAAATAGTCAACCTTGATTACTTTGTTCCCTTTTTAGTCTATTTCCTTCCTTACTCGCCAGTTATCTCACAAGACTAAGGAACTGAATACCTTGAAAAAAGTACAAGATCTATGTGTTTCTCTTGATATAATAAATGTTCAGATTTCTGCTTGGCTTGAAACACATTGCCTTCTTGTATATTTACAGTAGACAGCTTTTAGAATTCATATTACAGATTTTATGTATATTTTCTTAAGTCCACTATCTATTTAGGCATCAGTGAAAATATATGGGAACTTAAGCTGAAGGTTTTCATTTTAATCAAAGCACTTGCTTAAAATCAGAGGCCACCAAATAAAAAGTATGTGTTTGTTTATGTGAATACAGTATGACACCATAATTATGGAAGTTGAAATGGGGGCCCTGGTGGGGCTGAACATGGTGTTCATAGTGCAGCTTCTCTTGTGACTTAAATATTGGTTTTCCTTTAAATATATATGGTGCTATCATGAGAGTAAAGGCTTATGATTATGGCAGAACATGATATAGGAATattttattaattcttttattgtttttaatCGAAGGTTTGGCAAAACTAAGAATGAGCAGAAACCATCCTTGCACTGTAAAGTTAAATAGTGAAAGTACTTTATGTTAATTGTTAACTTCATATATATTATGATTAAAATTGAAGATAATGGATGTGAAATTGGTCCTCTGCCAACACACAAAGTGGGCTTTGGGAAGAGGGAACCTGCATTATAATAATCTCGACCTTGTTGGTTGATTTCAATATTTTTCAGGAAAAATATTGGATGCAGTTATATAAATGTTGGTAATTTGCTTTCATCTGCTATACGCTATCACCAAGAACAAGGtcattaaaatgtttttccgTACCTTATTCTGAACCTATAagcttgcattttttttttggtgtGTGTGTTTAGGTGCTTGGATTAGGGTTGGTTGGTATGGCTGAGGATATAGGTGGGTATGTTGGTGTGCTCTGAAACAATTGTGCTAAGGAATTCTTCACCTTCGCTATTCACATGTCTCATAATTGATAAgcagggactgctgctttccccaATGCAACAAGCCCCGTAACTTCCCTCTTACGGTAATCAAATCTCAACTACTTCAATTAAGTCTTTGGATGGTGATTTCCCTTTGCCCATTTGGAATTTTGACTAGAGTCAGTAGCTATAACTGGAATTTCTGTCACACCATCTTCTTACCCAGGTGATCTTGGTGATACTGGTGAGAATAATACTATTTGTTCTCATTGACTGTACTTAACTGAGAATGTTTAGCCAAAAAAAGATGTCATGGAAACCCAGAAGGCCTAATTAGGCTATTATTCTGATCACAAAATGAAGAAAACATTGCACAAAGGAACAGGAGATAATGACAGAACAACACACAATCAGTGAGTGGAATTCATCATTTTTCTTCAGTTCCCCCTTAAACTAGCACACTATCCGCATGAAGTGTTTTCCTGCTTGAATGAATATGACACCAGTTTAAATAAAAATCTTGACAAAGAAATGGTTTTACAAAAAAAATATCCAGACTACACATTCCACAGATGCCTACAGTACTTAATGCTGTTGTTCAAATACCCATGAAATATGCTGGCTAGTTGCTGGGTTGTGGTCCAATTTGCAACTTATTACTTGTAAGTCATTTTACGAAATACTGACTGAAAGAAAACGACAGCATGGCAAATGAATAAACTGTGCAGCATAGTGCAACATCCATGATCAAACATGGTTGGTAGGAGTAATACTGTCTTGTGATTCAGTTAGAAAGTATTTCATGTTAACTGTTAACTTCATACATATTATGATTAAAAAGTGTAAATTATCACTGATTGATGTGTTGCCTGCTAAAACAT
This sequence is a window from Hemitrygon akajei chromosome 17, sHemAka1.3, whole genome shotgun sequence. Protein-coding genes within it:
- the znf536 gene encoding zinc finger protein 536 isoform X2 gives rise to the protein MEEASLCLGVSSAVPEADVQLSKPVLNGQYPITQKLHQLTTQLGHAFPELQSRQNPEEKAAIGLEEKRHPTVANQPISNQMTLLANQLNTDVDTNLGLNGRVDLQHFLNGQNLGIISQMNGTEDDAKKSRKYPCPICGKRFRFNSILSLHMRTHTGEKPFKCPYCDHRAAQKGNLKIHLRTHKLGNLGKGRGRVREENRLLHELEERAILRDKQMKGGLGQPRADGKPHQAIISSSSLPLPASQSNSDASNPICSPKPTGTQEEPAAATVGFRCTFCKGKFKKREELDRHIRILHKPYKCTLCEFAASQEEDLISHVEKAHITAESVPGQGSSGNGEQTSNEFRCEVCGQIFSQAWFLKGHMRKHKDSFEHCCQICGRRFKEPWFLKNHMKVHLNKLAVKNPSQSDPEIPENLNNMVQDSHSNVYSAYVSCLQSGFLSPNKLSLNEQSQLHYNKAEVARKEKEMLGKLLVPVSSAARGVVEGDKRSLLGCLTLAPPLKASCMERLQAVARVAEFDPVNSYQAWQLVTRGMMMEQAALPKKHLHPGQDENLLSAGSSGDKDKGEFVFAAGDKSKQKLEGDLIQNPKRTNINDISGKDDLIGGREFMAQGMNQGLEYKITGLGQNHGTMKEKPTECPDCGRVFRTYHQVVVHSRVHKKGRKPGDEGVQGALDERRGSGSDQDSQSVSRSTTPGSANVTEDNVAAGGFAVAGSTQEDSPNPSSPSSDVGEELGRPAGIQQPSLLRDRAHGSATRDCPYCGKSFRTSHHLKVHLRIHTGEKPYKCPHCDYAGTQSASLKYHLERHHRERQNGTSPLPGQAHTRQEHSEEPVSKSQMFIRPEILRGVMKGVPGTDLRSSLTPQQWPVGVLSPADCQGHGPSVTSEQQSENLKITSEVSGEETPSLSDLSRAFQSLAGNGVNFQGSLQAFIDTFGLRSLEKEKEMLARVYGETASLRQSNSKLTLEKLTKNAGSEDCEGRVENQSSEEKSAVKSRSAAEKSQYEPLDLSVRPPSQDSVSIPGATTTTQDNITWHGCLFCSFTTSSMELMILHLQANHLGKSKRKENLSGTAGIGNDLRGEASSVAKKTCLSISPVVAKKDITAKLLDKADSSPEKISSQGQSSDSVGDHKKSYINPMDSSLSSLVTDFYKQFHKYSTGGNPGTSVLGSAHENELKYLPTNSLNLVSPGTTSMSPSGEAGNQPFSDDTGSVNEQDADDQEALVDTNRPSTSDEETSDEEDLIHSTALSQGSQSLLSAMGKHQGGPWHNLNLLPSHNIPPGQTHDHQPVDQQMNMLSVLRAYSTDNMAAFNGIGNSSSSSSNTTKRADISGHRPFQCRYCPYSASQKGNLKTHVLCVHRMPFDNSQYPDRRFKRSRVETEATGISEETSVVKPGSSCELPVETSQDQE
- the znf536 gene encoding zinc finger protein 536 isoform X3 — translated: MEEASLCLGVSSAVPEADVQLSKPVLNGQYPITQKLHQLTTQLGHAFPELQSRQNPEEKAAIGLEEKRHPTVANQPISNQMTLLANQLNTDVDTNLGLNGRVDLQHFLNGQNLGIISQMNGTEDDAKKSRKYPCPICGKRFRFNSILSLHMRTHTGEKPFKCPYCDHRAAQKGNLKIHLRTHKLGNLGKGRGRVREENRLLHELEERAILRDKQMKGGLGQPRADGKPHQAIISSSSLPLPASQSNSDASNPICSPKPTGTQEEPAAATVGFRCTFCKGKFKKREELDRHIRILHKPYKCTLCEFAASQEEDLISHVEKAHITAESVPGQGSSGNGEQTSNEFRCEVCGQIFSQAWFLKGHMRKHKDSFEHCCQICGRRFKEPWFLKNHMKVHLNKLAVKNPSQSDPEIPENLNNMVQDSHSNVYSAYVSCLQSGFLSPNKLSLNEQSQLHYNKAEVARKEKEMLGKLLVPVSSAARGVVEGDKRSLLGCLTLAPPLKASCMERLQAVARVAEFDPVNSYQAWQLVTRGMMMEQAALPKKHLHPGQDENLLSAGSSGDKDKGEFVFAAGDKSKQKLEGDLIQNPKRTNINDISGKDDLIGGREFMAQGMNQGLEYKITGLGQNHGTMKEKPTECPDCGRVFRTYHQVVVHSRVHKKGRKPGDEGVQGALDERRGSGSDQDSQSVSRSTTPGSANVTEDNVAAGGFAVAGSTQEDSPNPSSPSSDVGEELGRPAGIQQPSLLRDRAHGSATRDCPYCGKSFRTSHHLKVHLRIHTGEKPYKCPHCDYAGTQSASLKYHLERHHRERQNGTSPLPGQAHTRQEHSEEPVSKSQMFIRPEILRGVMKGVPGTDLRSSLTPQQWPVGVLSPADCQGHGPSVTSEQQSENLKITSEVSGEETPSLSDLSRAFQSLAGNGVNFQGSLQAFIDTFGLRSLEKEKEMLARVYGETASLRQSNSKLTLEKLTKNAGSEDCEGRVENQSSEEKSAVKSRSAAEKSQYEPLDLSVRPPSQDSVSIPGATTTTQDNITWHGCLFCSFTTSSMELMILHLQANHLGKSKRKENLSGTAGIGNDLRGEASSVAKKTCLSISPVVAKKDITAKLLDKADSSPEKISSQGQSSDSVGDHKKSYINPMDSSLSSLVTDFYKQFHKYSTGGNPGTSVLGSAHENELKYLPTNSLNLVSPGTTSMSPSGEAGNQPFSDDTGSVNEQDADDQEALVDTNRPSTSDEETSDEEDLIHSTALSQGSQSLLSAMGKHQGGPWHNLNLLPSHNIPPGQTHDHQPVDQQMNMLSVLRAYSTDNMAAFNGIGNSSSSSSNTTKRADISGIPADRKIFGIKMQAAANDGNRK
- the znf536 gene encoding zinc finger protein 536 isoform X4; translated protein: MEEASLCLGVSSAVPEADVQLSKPVLNGQYPITQKLHQLTTQLGHAFPELQSRQNPEEKAAIGLEEKRHPTVANQPISNQMTLLANQLNTDVDTNLGLNGRVDLQHFLNGQNLGIISQMNGTEDDAKKSRKYPCPICGKRFRFNSILSLHMRTHTGEKPFKCPYCDHRAAQKGNLKIHLRTHKLGNLGKGRGRVREENRLLHELEERAILRDKQMKGGLGQPRADGKPHQAIISSSSLPLPASQSNSDASNPICSPKPTGTQEEPAAATVGFRCTFCKGKFKKREELDRHIRILHKPYKCTLCEFAASQEEDLISHVEKAHITAESVPGQGSSGNGEQTSNEFRCEVCGQIFSQAWFLKGHMRKHKDSFEHCCQICGRRFKEPWFLKNHMKVHLNKLAVKNPSQSDPEIPENLNNMVQDSHSNVYSAYVSCLQSGFLSPNKLSLNEQSQLHYNKAEVARKEKEMLGKLLVPVSSAARGVVEGDKRSLLGCLTLAPPLKASCMERLQAVARVAEFDPVNSYQAWQLVTRGMMMEQAALPKKHLHPGQDENLLSAGSSGDKDKGEFVFAAGDKSKQKLEGDLIQNPKRTNINDISGKDDLIGGREFMAQGMNQGLEYKITGLGQNHGTMKEKPTECPDCGRVFRTYHQVVVHSRVHKKGRKPGDEGVQGALDERRGSGSDQDSQSVSRSTTPGSANVTEDNVAAGGFAVAGSTQEDSPNPSSPSSDVGEELGRPAGIQQPSLLRDRAHGSATRDCPYCGKSFRTSHHLKVHLRIHTGEKPYKCPHCDYAGTQSASLKYHLERHHRERQNGTSPLPGQAHTRQEHSEEPVSKSQMFIRPEILRGVMKGVPGTDLRSSLTPQQWPVGVLSPADCQGHGPSVTSEQQSENLKITSEVSGEETPSLSDLSRAFQSLAGNGVNFQGSLQAFIDTFGLRSLEKEKEMLARVYGETASLRQSNSKLTLEKLTKNAGSEDCEGRVENQSSEEKSAVKSRSAAEKSQYEPLDLSVRPPSQDSVSIPGATTTTQDNITWHGCLFCSFTTSSMELMILHLQANHLGKSKRKENLSGTAGIGNDLRGEASSVAKKTCLSISPVVAKKDITAKLLDKADSSPEKISSQGQSSDSVGDHKKSYINPMDSSLSSLVTDFYKQFHKYSTGGNPGTSVLGSAHENELKYLPTNSLNLVSPGTTSMSPSGEAGNQPFSDDTGSVNEQDADDQEALVDTNRPSTSDEETSDEEDLIHSTALSQGSQSLLSAMGKHQGGPWHNLNLLPSHNIPPGQTHDHQPVDQQMNMLSVLRAYSTDNMAAFNGIGNSSSSSSNTTKRADISEN
- the znf536 gene encoding zinc finger protein 536 isoform X1 — its product is MEEASLCLGVSSAVPEADVQLSKPVLNGQYPITQKLHQLTTQLGHAFPELQSRQNPEEKAAIGLEEKRHPTVANQPISNQMTLLANQLNTDVDTNLGLNGRVDLQHFLNGQNLGIISQMNGTEDDAKKSRKYPCPICGKRFRFNSILSLHMRTHTGEKPFKCPYCDHRAAQKGNLKIHLRTHKLGNLGKGRGRVREENRLLHELEERAILRDKQMKGGLGQPRADGKPHQAIISSSSLPLPASQSNSDASNPICSPKPTGTQEEPAAATVGFRCTFCKGKFKKREELDRHIRILHKPYKCTLCEFAASQEEDLISHVEKAHITAESVPGQGSSGNGEQTSNEFRCEVCGQIFSQAWFLKGHMRKHKDSFEHCCQICGRRFKEPWFLKNHMKVHLNKLAVKNPSQSDPEIPENLNNMVQDSHSNVYSAYVSCLQSGFLSPNKLSLNEQSQLHYNKAEVARKEKEMLGKLLVPVSSAARGVVEGDKRSLLGCLTLAPPLKASCMERLQAVARVAEFDPVNSYQAWQLVTRGMMMEQAALPKKHLHPGQDENLLSAGSSGDKDKGEFVFAAGDKSKQKLEGDLIQNPKRTNINDISGKDDLIGGREFMAQGMNQGLEYKITGLGQNHGTMKEKPTECPDCGRVFRTYHQVVVHSRVHKKGRKPGDEGVQGALDERRGSGSDQDSQSVSRSTTPGSANVTEDNVAAGGFAVAGSTQEDSPNPSSPSSDVGEELGRPAGIQQPSLLRDRAHGSATRDCPYCGKSFRTSHHLKVHLRIHTGEKPYKCPHCDYAGTQSASLKYHLERHHRERQNGTSPLPGQAHTRQEHSEEPVSKSQMFIRPEILRGVMKGVPGTDLRSSLTPQQWPVGVLSPADCQGHGPSVTSEQQSENLKITSEVSGEETPSLSDLSRAFQSLAGNGVNFQGSLQAFIDTFGLRSLEKEKEMLARVYGETASLRQSNSKLTLEKLTKNAGSEDCEGRVENQSSEEKSAVKSRSAAEKSQYEPLDLSVRPPSQDSVSIPGATTTTQDNITWHGCLFCSFTTSSMELMILHLQANHLGKSKRKENLSGTAGIGNDLRGEASSVAKKTCLSISPVVAKKDITAKLLDKADSSPEKISSQGQSSDSVGDHKKSYINPMDSSLSSLVTDFYKQFHKYSTGGNPGTSVLGSAHENELKYLPTNSLNLVSPGTTSMSPSGEAGNQPFSDDTGSVNEQDADDQEALVDTNRPSTSDEETSDEEDLIHSTALSQGSQSLLSAMGKHQGGPWHNLNLLPSHNIPPGQTHDHQPVDQQMNMLSVLRAYSTDNMAAFNGIGNSSSSSSNTTKRADISGLGKTQGKHNEFPCKECGKAFTQPSHLKTHMRSHTGHRPFQCRYCPYSASQKGNLKTHVLCVHRMPFDNSQYPDRRFKRSRVETEATGISEETSVVKPGSSCELPVETSQDQE